A window of the Lolium perenne isolate Kyuss_39 chromosome 7, Kyuss_2.0, whole genome shotgun sequence genome harbors these coding sequences:
- the LOC127311657 gene encoding brassinosteroid-responsive RING protein 1 — translation MGFPVVYSEMPRLLLHLLFLLGHLRRLSSWLLRLAGADVVDYYQTTTFDAFADDNHYLHYHEPAASCQGGLELEEHSPAVRFDELPSGVADTPLPEGCAVCLGDFHGAASVRRPRGCRHVFHRGCLDRWAAHGHRTCPLCRAPLLPPEQPAPASLLGPVLLPMPMPLPAS, via the coding sequence ATGGGGTTTCCGGTGGTGTACTCGGAGATGCCGAGGCTGCTGCTccacctcctcttcctgctcGGCCACCTCCGCCGCCTCTCCTCCTGGCTGCTCCGCCTCGCCGGAGCCGATGTCGTCGACTACTACCAAACCACCACCTTCGATGCCTTCGCCGACGACAACCACTACCTCCACTACCACGAGCCTGCAGCCAGCTGCCAAGGCGGCCTGGAGCTGGAGGAGCACTCCCCGGCCGTGCGCTTCGACGAGCTCCCCTCCGGCGTCGCCGACACGCCGCTGCCGGAGGGCTGCGCGGTGTGCCTCGGCGACTTCCACGGCGCCGCCAGTGTGCGCCGGCCGCGCGGGTGCCGCCACGTCTTCCACCGCGGCTGCCTCGACCGCTGGGCCGCGCACGGCCATCGCACCTGCCCGCTCTGCCGGGCGCCGCTCCTCCCGCCAGAGCAGCCAGCACCGGCGTCTCTGCTTGGTCCCGTTCTCCTGCCCATGCCGATGCCGCTCCCGGCGTCGTGA